AAAAATGGAAGAAAGCAAAGCGAAAGTTGAAGGATGGAAAGTTGCTTTTACTGCTGCTAAAGAGTCTTGCATGAAAAACATGGAAGCTAGCGCAAGCATTAAAAAAATGGCTGAAGAAGAAATGGCTAAAGCTCCTGCAAAAAAGAAGTAATTAATCGTTTTAAATTATAAAAAAAGGTGCGCCAATTTGGTGCACCTTTTTTTGTTAGTAATACAATCAAATAACTATTCTATCCAAACATTTCTTAAACCAAACGGTATAGTTTTGTGGATATCGCAACACATCTTGCTTAACCAACTCCAATGACTCGTACTTCCATTCCGAAGCCTCCTCAGTATTTATAACGGGAGCATCATTATACGTACCAATAAAAACATGGTCGTACTCATATTCAAATAAATTATTCTCCAGTTTAGCATCGTATATAAAACTGAAGGACCTTTGAAGCGAACACACAAATCCCATTTCTTCTTGTAATCTTCTAGTAGCTGCATTTATTGTTGTTTCATTTGGCCTAGGATGCCCACAACAAGTGTTTGTCCAAAGCCCGGCCGAATGGTATTTTGTTACAGCTCGCCTTTGAAGTAGAAGTTCTTTTTTATCATTGAAAACAAAAATAGAAAATGCGCGATGCAATAATTTTTTCTGGTGCGCTTCTATTTTTTCGCAAACACCAATTTCATTATCAAGCTCATCAACTAATATTAATTTTTCTTCTGTCATTTTAAATAATTCCATTTATAAATAAGAAAGCCTGCTGGTGCAGGCTTTCTTATTTTAATTTTATTTCATTTGCTGCTTTTAATAAAACAAGCAAGCTAAATAATGGTTCGTTACGTACTATAGAACTTTTACCTCTACACGTCTGTTTATCTGATTTTCTGCTTCCGTACATTTGGTAGCATCTTTACAATTATTCAACAATTTAGTTTCGCCATATCCCTTCGGAATTAAACGACTCTTATCAACACCTTCGCCAACCAAATAATCAAAACATGTTTGTGCACGAGCTTGAGATAGTTTCATATTGTATGCATCTCCACCAGCGGCATCCGTATGTGCACTTAGCTCAACTCTCACCTCTGTGCTCTCTTGCAATACACTAATTAAATTTTCAAGTATAGCATACGATTCTGAACGAAGCGATGCTTTATTGTAGTCAAAATAAATATTATCAATTCGGATAACAGTATTCTTCTTCATTACCGGAGTCATATCAAACCCTGTAGATTCAAGCTCTGCCAACACCTGCTTGCGAGATGGCTTTCTTTTTGAATCTGCGGTAGGCACAAATATTTCTCTATCTTGATAACCATCTTTTTTAAATACAAATTTGTATTCTTTCTTAGGATCGGATAAAAAATTAATACTTCCATCATCCGCAGTAACTATTTGTTTTAAGAAAACCGGCTTACCATTTACATACTCGTACACATCAATAGATACACCGGTAATAGGTTTTTTAGTAATTCTGTCTACTACTTTTCCTGAGATAGTATCAATAATTATTTTTTGGTTAAAATAGTACACTCTATCGTATCCGTGGGTTCCTTCTCTGTTGGATGCAAAATATCCTTTGTTTCCTTTCTCATGAAACACGATAGAAATATCGTCTTTAGAAGAGTTGAAAGGCTTGCCCATATTTTTTATATTTTTCACATCCTCTCCAACCAATACACCTTCGTATAAATCATAACCACCAAAACCTATTCTACCTTTGGATGCAAAATAAAATTTGTCTTTTACTACTTGCGGGTAAATTTCATCTTCTGCCGTATTCACGCCTTCGCCTAAATTAACAGGCTTAGTACACGTAGAGTCAGTTAAAAATTGGCATTTGTACAAGTCGAATCCTCCAAAACCACCAGGCATATTGCTTGCAAAATAAAGTGTTTTCCCATCTTCGGATAGAGCAGGAAATGCACAATCATACTGTACGCTATTGATGTTTAATACATTCAACTCTTCCCAAACACCTTCTTTGTTTTTACAGGAGTAAATCCCTAAAGTAGATAATCCGGATTTGTTTACACCTGCTTTATCAGCCTTGTTTACAGAGAATTTTTTATACCGGCTTCCGTTTTTCGAAAAATACAATGTCTTTCCATTCTTAGATAGACAGGGCGTAGCATCGTAATAAATTTCATTTATTTTATTGAAAGTGTATTCTTTTTTATTGAATGTTAATGAATCTTTTTGAGGAACAAAAACGATATCGTAATACACCGTTTCCATTTTAAACTCATTCCCCAATGGAGACGCAAAAATTAATCCGTTATTGTAAAACTCCATTCCCATGTATCTACCACCGGTTTCTAAATTGGTAAGGAACGAATTGAACTCCTTTACCGAATCTTTATGTTGGATAGCCCAATTGCATTTTTCTTCAAATGTTTTTTGCACCAATGGTCCTTTCCCAGATTTTTCTACATACTGCTGATGAATGGCTTTTGCATCGGCATACTTCTCATTGTTTACCAATATTTGAGCATAGTTGTAATAAATATCAGGAGTTGCATCACTTTTAAAAACCATCAATTTAGAGTACCATTTTTCTGCATTTTCGTAATCAAAAATACGTCTGTAGCATTCTGCAATTTGCTTGTTTACATAGTAATTTCTTGCAGCAGCAGGGTCCTTTACCATCTCTAAATACTCATCTAGCGCTTCGTAGTATTTAAATTCTTTAAAATAGTTATCGGCTGATTTAATTTGTTCTTTACTCTGTGCTTTAATTGAAGCAAAAAAAGAAACGAATGTAAAAAGAGCGAGAAAAATTTTTTTCATAATAAGTATTTGGGTGTTATTTCTAAAAACCTTCTATACAACTCGCAACTATTTTATTAGCAAGGGAAAAGGTCTATTAATTGGGTATAAATATAATTAAAATCTTGGGGCAAAAGGACGAACATTTAGTTTCTCCTCGTTCATGCTAAAAATAAGCATAATTTCATGGCTGCCGGAGTTGTAATTTTTAAGATTAGAGAATCCTAAATCATACGCATATCCTAAACGTATTTTTGATGTAATAGCTGCATTAGCAAGTATTACCAACTCTTTGCTGCTTCTGTAAGAAAATCCGAAACCATATTTTTTCAAATAAATAGCTTGCGCGTTTAAGTCAACTTGCAACGGAGAGTTGTTTACGTTTTTAATCATGGTAGATGCACCGATATCAAATTTCTCGGAAATTTTAAATAAATATCCACCTTGAATGTAGTAGTGAAAATCACTTACATTAAACTGAGTTTGACCTTTGTAAGCATTTTGAAACTCAACTTTATTTTCTAATAAATTATTGATGGCAAGTCCCACGTAATATTTTGGCGAAAAATGGTAGGTACCAAAACGAAAATTAGGCATTACAAAAGTGGGTGTATTACCTGTAAAATAAGGGTCATTAGGTTGATCTGTATTTACAGCAGCAAAATTACTTTGCACAAAATTTACATTAGCAGCCAATGCAAAAGCTAAATACTTAGATTCAGCTACTTGCACCCTATAGGCGTAATTTCCGGCTAATTCAAACGCTTTATTCACGCCAATTTTATCATTCATGATATTTATACCATAAAAACTTTTCTGACTCTTTCCGGGCAATGTAAAATTCAAGCCTGTAGTAGTAGGCGCACCATCAAAGCCAACCCACTGGCTACGATGAAAAATAGCCCCATTCATAAAATTATTATTTGCAATAGCTGCAGGGTTTACAAATGCTTGATGCAACATGTATTGGGACATGTTAAATCTATTTTGTGAATAGGATGTAATAGCAATAGCTAAAAACAAAATAGAGCCTAGTAATACTTTCTTCATAATATTTTAGTTTTCGTTACACAATATATCAATAAAACTTAGATATCTCAAGTACATAGTTACCTTTTCTGATGTATTCTAAAATTAGGACTATCACCTAAAAAAAATACAATGATTTGACTATCAGTACTGTTGTTTGCTTTTTGTAACAATATTCAGCATAGCTATTCACCGTTTTATTAATCTACTTTGTTCCAATTTACACTAATAACAATTTAATTTCCACCAATTTCTTTCTAAAAATGAGCAAATACTCCAACCTTTAACCAATGCAAATACACACAACTGGCTGACTATAAGTATTTTTTGTCAAAATCGCATAAGTTAATTCGGTAAGCATACTGTTTATTCATTTTAATTTACCTAATCACACTCACATGTCCCACATAATTGTGGCGTTTGCCAAAAATGTCTGTTAGTTGTACTTTCCAGACATACACATCCTGTTGAACAGTTTCTAAAATATTATTGACTCTGTCATTCCATGTTTGAGCTGTTTTAGGTAAATAAAGATGTATTTTTCGAGTAACAACAAACGGCTTTAAAATCATTCCATATTCTTAGCGTAACACGGTAACATATCCAACTTTGGCTTGTTTATTCTCTTTAGCGTTGTCTGTAGTTATGATTTTATAAACAAAAACTTCGCTTTCAGCCATACCTCCATTGTATTGCCCGTCCCATCGTTCGCTTAACGATGTCAACGTTTTTATATTTTCTCCCCACCTGTTATAAATTTCACACTTAAGTTCTTTCATGCACGTATACTCTACACCCCATGTATCATTTACACCATCACCATTCGGAGTAAAGCAGTTAGGAATATATAGTGTACTAATAAAATCTTCCTTAACTTCTATTTGCTTTTGTGTGGTATCGAGACACCCTAAACCACTTTCTACAATAAGTGTTAAACTATAGGAACCAATCGATGGTAAGCTAAGTGTTAAATTACGGTCGAATGAAATTGGTTCTGCATTTAAATACCACTTATTAAAATATTCGTTTATTGAATGGTTTATTACAAGCGAAGAGAAACTACACAGCGAATCTATTACTATTATATCAAAATCAGCAATGGGTTTTGTCATAGGTGATATTGTTTGAGAATATGTATTGACACAGTTATTGGTATCTGTTCCAATAACTGTAACTAGAGTCGAAGAATCTATTTGTAATTGGAATACATTCCCAGAAAATACATTATTGGGTGTAATCCAACTATAAGAACTTGCACCAACTCCATTAATAGTAGCATAACTCCCTTGGCATACATTCAGCGCTTGAAATGAAACAACTGGAAGTTGATTTACCAAAATAGTTTTAACCGCTGTTGCTGTGCATCCATTACTATCGGTTGCAAGCAAGGAGTAGGTGGTTGTTGAAGCGGGCATACTACTTACAACATTTGAAGTAGAACCATTAAACCATGTTATATTATAATTGCCGGATACACTCATGCTTATTGTGCCTCCAATACATATTTCGTGTACAGAAATAATAAACGGTGTAGGCAATGGATTTACAACAACAGATGCTGTAGTATCAGAAATGCAGCCATTTGAGTCTGTTCCTGTTAGCGTATAAGTAGTAGAAATAGATGGAGCAACTAAAATAACAGAAGATGAAGCACCATTAGACCAACTGTAGGCTAGAGCTCCAGCAGCTGTTAAGGTCGCTGTATTGCCATTACAAATGGCAACAGAATTAATCAAGAGAATAGGTAAAGGGTTTACTACAATATCAATACTATCAGAATTACTGCAGCCAAATTGATTGGTAACTGTAGAAGAGTAAATTCCAGATGTGCTTACAACTATGGCACCTAACGTATCTCCTGTAGACCACCAATAGCTACTTGTAGGGGATTGAACATTAATAACAACTGTATTCCCATTACAAAAACTTGTATCATTTCCAAGATTTACAATGGGTTTTGGATTTACGTTTACTTGAAGTGTGTCATATAAGGTATCGCACGGCAAGTATATAGACAAAACATACAGAGTGCTTGCATTTGGGCTTGCTTTAGGATTAGCAATAGCACTATTACTTAAACCACTTGTAGGCGACCAAGAATAGGTATTATTGGACGATGCTGTTGCTACACCAATTGAAATGGAGTCCCCCGCACAAATAGAAGTATCACTTATCGTGTAATTATAATTTATAGCGGAAACAAAAAAACGATTGTATGTATTAGGCAACCCTAACTTACTTTGTTTACCTGCTAACGCAATAGCATTAACAAATAGCCCAGGAGATAAATAATTATTGGGAGAAGACAACTCAGATATTGTGCCTGAATTACGCTCTGCTATATATAATTTCCCATTTGAGGCTTCCTGTATTAAACCAGGCTGAAATGGTAAAACAACAGAATTAATTGATGTAGCAATGTTTGTAGCAAACCTATCAAAGCCGTGCAAAGTATATGTTCCAGTATACTGAGTAAAATAAATTTTAGAATCATCGGGAGAAAAGGAAGCACCATAACAAGAAACATTCGGTAATAATACTCGCATATTAGAAGCAGCACCTGTTTGATTATTAAAATCTACAATGTGAGCACCACGATAGCTAGCACATGGAAGTGTGCCTGCGTTTGCTATAAGAATACTTTTCCCATCTTTTGATGCTGATATTGCACCATTTCCAGGAGCACAACCAACACCAAAGCCACTTACCACTGGCGTACAACTTACTTGACATGAAACATGAAATGCATAAATATTGCTTGTGGGTTGATGTTGCGTAATTATCCAATAATCATGGCCATTTGAGTGTATAGCAGCAGTAACTTTTTCATCTACCGAATCGAGCAATTGAATTTTATTTGAACCAGAAATATAATTACACTGAGTAGATAAAAAACTGGTGTCAATATCTCCAAACCCACCATTTAAATTCATATTTACTACTGTGTAATACAATCCATCCCACTTGCCTTGTGGACCTACATTAGGAAAGGAACTAGCTCCATCTGTGGTAAATACAAAATACTTATTAGTGTCGCCAATAAAAGGAGTTATTAATGCAGACTGGGTAGAACTCTCATCTCCTGAAAGCATTTTATTCCAAGATGTTCCGTCTGCAAGAGACATTTTCGTATGATTTTTATTCCAAATAATTCGACCGTCAGTATAAAACAAAAGTTGACCAACAGAATTAGAAATAGAAGCACAGCCCTCATCAGTTGCCATTTGGCTGTTTACTAATGGTATAGGAAAACCACTATTGAAATCAAGTCCAGCATTCTGCCCAAAATACCAAACATTAGACTTATTGCTATTTTGGGCTCGTGCAAAACAGAATACTAGTATATATAGTATAATAAGAAGGGGAAGTTTAATAGACCTTATAATCATTATGTTTCTAGCTATTCAAATTATTCAAACATTTTACTATCAATATAATCTCTTTTTAATAAACTCTCCACCCATTTTCCATTAAAAAAAGGCTACAAAAACACGCAAAAACAAAACAAAACACTGTATATCAACAGAATAAGAAAATTAAGATAAGGTTACACAAACAAGCCCTTGTTGAATAAAACCAAATAAAAAACACGTTGAAAGTAATTTATGCTTTAAGTATCCTTACTCAAAAAATATCCAATTGAAACCTAAAAATCTAATAACTAATTTTTTTAATCTTTAAGACCTCACAAGTGTTGTCTGTATTAATTGCTAAGGCAATGGAATTTATATCTATACACGTTACATCTAAAACCAGTTTTCCTTTTGAAAAATAGGAACACTCATTAGGCACAGCACGAGCTCTTCCAAAGGCATCTATTAATTCTAGTTTAGCTCTTTTACAAGAAAAATCTTGATATAAATAGATATAAATGAGTCCACCTTCAATATCATATAACACTTGATTCTTTTGTATTTTAGCTATTTCAACCCATTTGATTGTAGAATAAAAAAACTCTCCATCAAAATCGGTTTGTTTTAATCTATAATAGAAAACCCCTTCAATTATATCAAAATCTTGGTATGAATAATTGTTTATCACAAAACTATTCCCCTTCCCTTCTAAAAAAGCTATAGGTTTAAAATTCATTGCATCAATAGACTTTTCTAGTGTAAAGTAGTTATTATTTAGTTCGGAGTTTGTAGTCCAGTTAATTTGAACGACTTGATTCATTTTATTACTTACAGAAAAATCTGTCAATTCAATTGGGAGCCCCAAATTTACTGGACACGCTTCACCACAAGGAGGAATTCCTGTATCTAAATTTAACGTTGCAGAAACATGATCAATTTGAGCAATAGCAGTTCCAGAACCTGTCCCCCTTTTAACAGATATCGCGATTCCAAAAAATGAAGAAGTTACATCTACCGGATTACCACAATAATCCATTAAACTAAATGTATATGTACGATACGTATCAGAAGTTGGCCAATTTGCTCCAGAAGCAGCATTACAAGGGGCTTGAATTGCTCCATTTACCAATAATCTTACTTGGTCATCAATGATATTAGGAGTACTTCCATTAGGATTACTAATCTCAATTGAAAACGTTATTGAACTAACAAAACAGCCTCCTGGGACTGTAAAGCCAAAATTTCTAGCTATGATGTAATCTGTATAATTACCAGATGATGCTAGATTAGATGTATTAGATGCGTAACTATTATTTGACGTAGCTAAATTAGTTGAATTCGACCACCCTGAACTGGAACCACTTCTTGCTAAAACTTGTATTGTTGATGGGTCATTGGGACCAATTGTAGAGCAAGAAAACACATCAATTGTATACATTAAGAAAACTAAAAACACAACAAAAAAAAACCTCATAATATAAATATTTTAATTTTTGCTTATTAATCATTTTACATACAAAACACCAAAAACTACTCGTTAATACTTCTTAAAATCAAAGCTTCAACTAGCACTCAACTGAATAAAAAACACACCTGTATAAAACTATAAGCACTCGATTTATTATTGCCAATAAGTTGTGCAGATAAAATCCATAGTTTTACTTTAATAGTACTTTATGATTTATAGAAAATCAAAATCTCCTACCCTTTATCAATCAATGCAAATTGGACTTATTTAAACAAACCACCATTGGCAATATTTTATAATTTTATTTCCTGTTAATAGTTTGTTTCATCTGCAATTGTTGTTCCAAAATAAAGTTGAAGGTTTAAGTCGAGTTAGACATTAAAACTCCCCAACTTTTTAAACCTTCTAACTTTTTATTGTTTAATTATTTTCTTCACTTCTTTATTCCCATTCGCAATAACTTCTATAAAATACATTCCTACTGGTAGTTCAGAGATGTTCACGTTTGTTTCTGTCTCGGTAAGTGCAATTGTTCTTATGGCAACTCCACTGTAGTTATAAATTGTAGCTGTAGTATTCTCTGTGCTCTCTACCTTAATTGTTACAAAATCGGTAGCAGGATTTGGATATACCGATACGTTCATTGAACTTTCTTCCAAACCTGTTTTATAGGCTACACTGTTGCTCTCTTCTGCTTGTTCTTCGGGTGATAAGGCACTGCCACTAAAAGAATATTTAATCATGGCAGGACGATACATTTCAAATGTTATGTTCGGATTTATCAAATTATTGGCTCCCGAATAAAGTAGGTTAAACGATCCGTGAAGTTCTATTGATACGAAAAGACTATTTTTATATGTAAGAATTTGCGCATTTTTATACATCAAATCTCCTGAGTAAGCATTTGCGTTATAAATAGGATTATTCCATTTAGTTACACCATTAGACGTACTGTATTTTATTAGATGTGGAATGGTTTTATTGCTGGCATATAATTCCGAATATAAAAGTATTGGATCTCCATCTGTATCTACTTCTAAATCGTTATTTGTTAAATAATCAGAAGTTGCATTATGCGATCTGCTCCAAATATAGGAGCCTGCTGGGCCGTATTTTGCAATGTATACTTTATTAGATACTATCTTATTGGTTGCTACAACATCTGGGTTTATATCGATTGGTGAATTTGTATAAGCACTTACAAATATATTACCAAGCTTATCAACTTCTACTTTTGCTGTTTCAAACAAATTATTGGTTACACCACCATCAATAGCTTTGGCCCAAACAAAATTTCCAATGCTAGTATATTTAGCAATACAAATATCTTCTAAACCATCACTTCCTTGCGTTGTAACATTTGAAACAGAATTAGATGGATCAAAGTCTATATAAGAGTTTGAACTTGCAGAACCTTTTGAAAAAATCCCACCTACTATAATGTTTGAGTATTTATCTAAATGAATAGAATTTAAACCAAGTTGATTTCCTTTTGCCTCAATTTTTCGAGCAAATAAAAATTGTAACGAGGAACTAAATTTCAATAGTACAGCATCATTACTTTTTACTTTTACAACACCAGAAGTTCCATTTGCAAAGTTTATATTGTGTGAGCCATTACCTTCAATGTATCCTATATTTAATATCGCAAATAAATTACCGTATTTATCCGATTTAATATCGCTTAGATGTGCTTCAC
The sequence above is drawn from the Bacteroidota bacterium genome and encodes:
- the idi gene encoding isopentenyl-diphosphate Delta-isomerase, whose protein sequence is MTEEKLILVDELDNEIGVCEKIEAHQKKLLHRAFSIFVFNDKKELLLQRRAVTKYHSAGLWTNTCCGHPRPNETTINAATRRLQEEMGFVCSLQRSFSFIYDAKLENNLFEYEYDHVFIGTYNDAPVINTEEASEWKYESLELVKQDVLRYPQNYTVWFKKCLDRIVI
- a CDS encoding OmpA family protein, coding for MKKIFLALFTFVSFFASIKAQSKEQIKSADNYFKEFKYYEALDEYLEMVKDPAAARNYYVNKQIAECYRRIFDYENAEKWYSKLMVFKSDATPDIYYNYAQILVNNEKYADAKAIHQQYVEKSGKGPLVQKTFEEKCNWAIQHKDSVKEFNSFLTNLETGGRYMGMEFYNNGLIFASPLGNEFKMETVYYDIVFVPQKDSLTFNKKEYTFNKINEIYYDATPCLSKNGKTLYFSKNGSRYKKFSVNKADKAGVNKSGLSTLGIYSCKNKEGVWEELNVLNINSVQYDCAFPALSEDGKTLYFASNMPGGFGGFDLYKCQFLTDSTCTKPVNLGEGVNTAEDEIYPQVVKDKFYFASKGRIGFGGYDLYEGVLVGEDVKNIKNMGKPFNSSKDDISIVFHEKGNKGYFASNREGTHGYDRVYYFNQKIIIDTISGKVVDRITKKPITGVSIDVYEYVNGKPVFLKQIVTADDGSINFLSDPKKEYKFVFKKDGYQDREIFVPTADSKRKPSRKQVLAELESTGFDMTPVMKKNTVIRIDNIYFDYNKASLRSESYAILENLISVLQESTEVRVELSAHTDAAGGDAYNMKLSQARAQTCFDYLVGEGVDKSRLIPKGYGETKLLNNCKDATKCTEAENQINRRVEVKVL
- a CDS encoding type IX secretion system membrane protein PorP/SprF, whose translation is MKKVLLGSILFLAIAITSYSQNRFNMSQYMLHQAFVNPAAIANNNFMNGAIFHRSQWVGFDGAPTTTGLNFTLPGKSQKSFYGINIMNDKIGVNKAFELAGNYAYRVQVAESKYLAFALAANVNFVQSNFAAVNTDQPNDPYFTGNTPTFVMPNFRFGTYHFSPKYYVGLAINNLLENKVEFQNAYKGQTQFNVSDFHYYIQGGYLFKISEKFDIGASTMIKNVNNSPLQVDLNAQAIYLKKYGFGFSYRSSKELVILANAAITSKIRLGYAYDLGFSNLKNYNSGSHEIMLIFSMNEEKLNVRPFAPRF
- a CDS encoding gliding motility-associated C-terminal domain-containing protein, encoding MATDEGCASISNSVGQLLFYTDGRIIWNKNHTKMSLADGTSWNKMLSGDESSTQSALITPFIGDTNKYFVFTTDGASSFPNVGPQGKWDGLYYTVVNMNLNGGFGDIDTSFLSTQCNYISGSNKIQLLDSVDEKVTAAIHSNGHDYWIITQHQPTSNIYAFHVSCQVSCTPVVSGFGVGCAPGNGAISASKDGKSILIANAGTLPCASYRGAHIVDFNNQTGAASNMRVLLPNVSCYGASFSPDDSKIYFTQYTGTYTLHGFDRFATNIATSINSVVLPFQPGLIQEASNGKLYIAERNSGTISELSSPNNYLSPGLFVNAIALAGKQSKLGLPNTYNRFFVSAINYNYTISDTSICAGDSISIGVATASSNNTYSWSPTSGLSNSAIANPKASPNASTLYVLSIYLPCDTLYDTLQVNVNPKPIVNLGNDTSFCNGNTVVINVQSPTSSYWWSTGDTLGAIVVSTSGIYSSTVTNQFGCSNSDSIDIVVNPLPILLINSVAICNGNTATLTAAGALAYSWSNGASSSVILVAPSISTTYTLTGTDSNGCISDTTASVVVNPLPTPFIISVHEICIGGTISMSVSGNYNITWFNGSTSNVVSSMPASTTTYSLLATDSNGCTATAVKTILVNQLPVVSFQALNVCQGSYATINGVGASSYSWITPNNVFSGNVFQLQIDSSTLVTVIGTDTNNCVNTYSQTISPMTKPIADFDIIVIDSLCSFSSLVINHSINEYFNKWYLNAEPISFDRNLTLSLPSIGSYSLTLIVESGLGCLDTTQKQIEVKEDFISTLYIPNCFTPNGDGVNDTWGVEYTCMKELKCEIYNRWGENIKTLTSLSERWDGQYNGGMAESEVFVYKIITTDNAKENKQAKVGYVTVLR
- a CDS encoding T9SS type A sorting domain-containing protein; this translates as MKKQTIKLAALALLLAANTKQNVNAQATVDWKNSFQFQVASDNGYAPQPHVSMYWGESAIDSVSNQWIRIGYAKDAIDVNPDVSKALINPSLDKPNIAGVDFDFMEEGSIPYSLGTPFLASYASNSAGKYLWSKKYVINGNNSAVEANAICNIGNSKGMYVAGLYTGKFKYESKQFSSIYNRSNLYVLKLNENGTIAKTLDLPLNTMPSEAHLSDIKSDKYGNLFAILNIGYIEGNGSHNINFANGTSGVVKVKSNDAVLLKFSSSLQFLFARKIEAKGNQLGLNSIHLDKYSNIIVGGIFSKGSASSNSYIDFDPSNSVSNVTTQGSDGLEDICIAKYTSIGNFVWAKAIDGGVTNNLFETAKVEVDKLGNIFVSAYTNSPIDINPDVVATNKIVSNKVYIAKYGPAGSYIWSRSHNATSDYLTNNDLEVDTDGDPILLYSELYASNKTIPHLIKYSTSNGVTKWNNPIYNANAYSGDLMYKNAQILTYKNSLFVSIELHGSFNLLYSGANNLINPNITFEMYRPAMIKYSFSGSALSPEEQAEESNSVAYKTGLEESSMNVSVYPNPATDFVTIKVESTENTTATIYNYSGVAIRTIALTETETNVNISELPVGMYFIEVIANGNKEVKKIIKQ